In a genomic window of Candidatus Tumulicola sp.:
- a CDS encoding DUF2600 family protein: MRSEIAWAVRHVVGSPRRLAYLLAGGVPDVAALSKFLLAIVPRASRELRTIRARAETIADVHLRRQALDSIRAKSYHAAGAGVLAAFLPSAQAARYVDIVVPLESIYDYLDNLCDRHPNVPAAAYPVLHGAIADALDPSASPGDYYAAGPGGDDSGYLRWLVDRVRARLAAVDGYERLLPNFREAALLYGEMQTFAHFRPDEREAACKAWFELRFDARFEALTWDEFACAAGSQLQVYAPLFELLADGADALDATYDAYFPAIAALHVFLDSYIDQAEDRAGNDLNFAALRPPEERDRRVAVLGALARRGIDRLVRPAPHRFTMRIMALFYLTHPKVYAQGLDSEAQVLLGLI, translated from the coding sequence CTGCGCTGTCAAAGTTTCTGCTGGCGATCGTCCCGCGCGCGTCGCGCGAACTGCGGACGATCCGGGCCCGGGCGGAGACGATCGCCGACGTACACCTGCGCCGCCAAGCGCTCGACAGTATTCGAGCCAAGTCGTATCACGCGGCGGGCGCCGGCGTGCTCGCAGCGTTCTTACCCTCGGCGCAAGCAGCGCGGTACGTCGACATCGTCGTGCCGCTCGAATCGATCTACGATTACCTCGACAACTTGTGCGACCGCCATCCAAACGTCCCGGCGGCGGCGTACCCGGTGCTGCACGGTGCTATTGCCGACGCGCTCGACCCGTCCGCATCGCCCGGCGATTATTACGCCGCCGGGCCGGGTGGCGACGATTCCGGATATCTGCGCTGGCTGGTCGACCGCGTTCGCGCGCGGCTCGCCGCCGTCGACGGATACGAACGGCTGCTACCGAACTTTCGTGAAGCCGCGCTGTTATACGGCGAAATGCAGACGTTCGCGCACTTTCGGCCGGACGAGCGTGAAGCAGCTTGCAAAGCCTGGTTCGAGCTGCGCTTCGACGCACGCTTCGAGGCGCTCACCTGGGACGAATTCGCTTGCGCCGCCGGATCGCAGCTGCAAGTTTACGCACCGTTGTTCGAGCTACTTGCAGACGGCGCGGATGCGCTCGACGCAACGTACGACGCATATTTTCCAGCGATCGCAGCCTTGCACGTGTTTCTCGATTCGTATATCGACCAGGCCGAAGATCGCGCCGGTAACGACTTGAATTTTGCCGCCCTGCGTCCGCCCGAAGAACGCGACCGGCGCGTCGCAGTACTGGGGGCGCTCGCTCGCCGTGGGATCGATCGGCTCGTACGGCCGGCGCCGCATCGCTTCACCATGCGAATCATGGCGCTTTTCTATTTGACGCACCCCAAGGTGTATGCGCAGGGGCTCGATTCGGAGGCGCAGGTGCTCCTGGGCTTGATCTAG
- the pepP gene encoding Xaa-Pro aminopeptidase encodes MQPYASRRNDALATLTGGVAIVPSARTVLRNADSSYAFRQDSDFYYLTGFNEPDAVLVLAPERDKARSILFMQRRDRDQEVWTGGRLGVERARETLLVDEAYPIDELEQRLPDLLIGATTMHYAFGAHGPVDRIVRNALETAREKTRRGGRSPYVVAEPSATLHLMRLRKTPDEIEVLRRACAITHAGHAAGMRSTRAGAYEYTVQAAIESEYRRLGAESIAYESIVATGDNATVLHYVNNRDRLESGQLLLVDSGCELNCYATDVTRTWPVNGRFTPEQRALYDIVLAAQEAAIDRVRPGVQRNEFHDTTVRTIVEGLIDVGLLKGSVDENIASDAYREYYMHGTGHWMGLDVHDAGPYREPDDTPLRLQPGMITTVEPGLYVRRDSDAPERFRGIGIRIEDDILVTPGGYENLTAAIPKAPEEIEALVGTGSVPA; translated from the coding sequence ATGCAGCCCTATGCTTCACGCCGGAACGATGCGCTCGCCACACTAACCGGCGGCGTCGCGATCGTCCCCTCCGCAAGAACGGTGTTGCGAAACGCCGATTCGAGCTACGCGTTCCGGCAAGATTCCGATTTCTATTACTTGACCGGTTTCAACGAGCCCGACGCCGTGTTGGTGTTGGCACCCGAGCGCGACAAAGCGCGCAGCATTCTCTTTATGCAGCGGCGCGATCGTGACCAGGAAGTATGGACCGGCGGCCGCTTGGGCGTCGAGCGCGCCCGCGAAACGCTGCTGGTCGACGAGGCCTATCCGATCGACGAGCTGGAGCAACGTTTGCCCGATTTATTGATCGGGGCGACGACGATGCATTATGCGTTCGGTGCCCACGGCCCGGTCGATCGGATCGTCCGCAACGCGCTCGAAACCGCTCGCGAGAAAACGCGGCGCGGCGGCCGTTCGCCCTACGTCGTTGCCGAACCGTCCGCCACGCTGCACCTCATGCGCCTGCGTAAAACCCCCGACGAAATCGAAGTGCTACGCCGCGCCTGCGCGATCACGCATGCCGGACACGCGGCGGGCATGCGCTCCACGCGGGCCGGAGCGTACGAATACACCGTACAGGCGGCGATCGAAAGCGAGTACCGGCGGCTCGGCGCGGAGAGCATCGCATACGAATCGATCGTCGCGACCGGCGATAACGCCACCGTGCTGCACTACGTCAACAATCGCGACCGGCTCGAATCAGGGCAACTGCTGCTCGTCGATTCCGGCTGCGAACTTAACTGCTACGCTACCGACGTCACGCGAACGTGGCCCGTCAACGGACGCTTTACACCCGAACAACGCGCGCTGTACGACATCGTGCTGGCCGCACAAGAAGCCGCCATCGATCGGGTCCGGCCCGGCGTCCAGCGCAACGAGTTTCACGATACGACGGTGCGTACGATCGTCGAAGGCTTGATCGACGTCGGCTTGCTGAAGGGATCGGTCGACGAAAACATCGCGTCCGATGCCTATCGCGAATATTACATGCACGGGACCGGGCATTGGATGGGATTAGACGTACACGACGCCGGACCGTATCGCGAGCCCGACGACACGCCGCTTCGCTTGCAGCCGGGTATGATCACCACCGTCGAGCCGGGGTTGTATGTCCGTCGCGACAGCGATGCGCCCGAGCGTTTTCGCGGTATCGGCATCCGTATCGAAGACGACATTCTGGTGACGCCCGGCGGCTACGAAAATTTAACGGCCGCAATTCCAAAGGCTCCCGAAGAAATCGAAGCACTCGTCGGTACCGGCAGCGTCCCGGCATGA
- a CDS encoding TIGR01777 family oxidoreductase, with amino-acid sequence MKIGVLGSTGFVGKHLCVALAARGDDIVAALLRDPQVAAQTVAGCDVVVNLSGEPVAQRWTPEAQHAISYSRIELPGQFLDALGAQAARPSAYISASAIGYYGASETATFTETSPHGDDFLANVCVGWERQTFRARDFGMRAVALRTGVALGIEGGALATMLPPFRLGAGGPVGSGKQWVSWIHIADVVGIYLAAIERGDGVYNATAPNPVTNAELTKDLGKVLKRPAFLPVPEFMLKAMLGDGSSIVTTGQKVLPQRTVDELHYQFRFPELAPALQNLLG; translated from the coding sequence ATGAAGATCGGCGTCTTGGGCTCGACCGGCTTCGTCGGCAAACATCTTTGTGTGGCGTTGGCTGCGCGCGGAGACGACATCGTAGCCGCTTTGCTGCGCGATCCGCAGGTTGCAGCGCAAACCGTGGCGGGATGCGACGTCGTGGTCAACCTTTCCGGCGAACCGGTCGCACAACGCTGGACGCCCGAAGCCCAGCACGCGATCTCGTATAGCCGGATCGAGCTTCCCGGTCAGTTTCTCGACGCGCTGGGAGCGCAGGCTGCGCGACCGTCGGCGTACATTTCCGCATCGGCAATCGGTTACTACGGCGCGAGTGAAACCGCAACGTTTACCGAGACCTCGCCGCACGGCGACGACTTTTTGGCAAATGTGTGTGTCGGCTGGGAACGCCAGACGTTTCGTGCGCGGGATTTCGGAATGCGCGCCGTCGCGTTGCGCACCGGCGTAGCGCTCGGCATCGAAGGCGGAGCGCTCGCGACGATGCTCCCGCCGTTTCGCTTGGGTGCTGGCGGCCCGGTGGGTTCGGGAAAGCAATGGGTATCGTGGATTCACATCGCCGACGTCGTCGGCATCTATCTCGCGGCAATCGAGCGCGGCGACGGCGTGTACAATGCCACCGCGCCGAATCCCGTGACCAATGCCGAGCTCACGAAGGATCTGGGCAAGGTACTCAAGCGCCCGGCGTTTCTTCCCGTGCCCGAGTTCATGCTCAAGGCCATGCTCGGCGATGGTTCGTCGATCGTAACGACCGGACAAAAAGTGCTTCCGCAACGTACCGTCGACGAGTTGCATTACCAGTTCCGTTTTCCGGAACTGGCGCCGGCGTTGCAAAACCTCCTCGGATAA
- a CDS encoding DUF1990 domain-containing protein, whose product MSESERRRILFRESLARGTSPRLLTLGKGRIGTLPAGFVHDRSCVEIGRGARVLAVAREAFLRWRQFDMGWVTVVDPTAAIADGQVIGVEAHTAGLWSLNVCRILETVDTANRSGFLYETTATHVEDGQERFVIDLDPTTQIVSYCIEAVSRPRHPLVWLAYPFGRAMQRRFVQDSFAQMRDVSRTINP is encoded by the coding sequence ATGAGCGAGAGCGAACGGCGACGGATCCTTTTTAGGGAAAGCCTTGCGCGCGGCACGAGTCCGCGGCTCCTGACGCTCGGAAAAGGACGTATCGGAACGTTGCCTGCAGGCTTCGTGCACGACCGTTCATGCGTCGAAATCGGTCGAGGCGCGCGTGTCCTCGCTGTAGCGCGCGAAGCATTTCTGAGGTGGCGTCAGTTCGACATGGGATGGGTCACGGTCGTCGATCCGACCGCAGCCATCGCCGACGGGCAAGTCATCGGGGTCGAGGCGCACACGGCCGGTCTATGGTCGCTCAATGTATGCCGAATCCTGGAAACCGTCGATACCGCAAACCGATCCGGGTTTCTCTACGAAACGACGGCCACACATGTGGAGGATGGCCAAGAGCGGTTCGTCATCGATCTCGACCCGACCACGCAAATCGTTTCGTACTGCATCGAAGCGGTGTCGCGTCCGCGGCACCCGCTGGTTTGGCTCGCATATCCGTTCGGCCGAGCCATGCAGCGCCGGTTCGTGCAAGATTCGTTCGCGCAAATGCGCGACGTTAGCCGAACGATAAACCCGTGA
- a CDS encoding serine hydrolase domain-containing protein, whose protein sequence is MNVARASAVIALAGALFAFSAPVLAVESTLPSAGRITSDITSVMQRYNIPGATVVITRDGHVIYTHAFGSSDLATGALSQDDTHYEIGSITKQLTAAAILQLHEAGKIDIDAKVAVYVPSAPHANEITVRQLLTQTSGLPDYLDVTGVDSSKPATYDQLMASIAGKPLQFPPGSAWRYSNTNYIILGRIIENVSKERYEAYIKRHILEPLGMTNTFTIGDESSIPRMAFGYQLVDGHLSPVRGAISQSYAWSAGDLVSTVGDVEKWSSALQNGRVISPQDYALMITSQPTTQGESGYGFGLFIDSVDDQPRIGHTGGDPGFTAANEYFPKQNVRIVALTNDGNANGHPEAGEILTNVAFEAIHPEIAAAALRPAPGEDTAVTAGVARLFTSMQSGREAYSTLAPHLAERFKNQFAALFASEFAPYGAPTAFVFRGKRGEAGKRWFDYVVHFGPGVTLKFAVSFDQAGKITGLSFG, encoded by the coding sequence GTGAACGTAGCGAGAGCGTCCGCCGTCATCGCTCTGGCGGGCGCTCTCTTCGCTTTTTCGGCGCCGGTCCTAGCCGTCGAATCGACGCTGCCATCAGCCGGACGAATCACCTCCGATATCACGAGCGTGATGCAGCGCTATAACATACCGGGGGCTACGGTTGTAATCACGCGCGACGGCCACGTTATCTATACGCATGCGTTCGGCTCGAGCGATCTTGCGACCGGAGCCCTGTCTCAAGATGACACCCACTACGAAATCGGCTCCATCACCAAGCAATTGACGGCCGCTGCGATCCTCCAACTGCACGAAGCCGGCAAGATCGATATCGATGCGAAAGTCGCCGTCTACGTTCCCAGCGCCCCGCACGCAAACGAAATCACGGTTCGCCAATTGCTCACGCAAACGAGCGGGCTTCCGGACTACCTCGATGTCACGGGCGTAGACTCGAGCAAGCCGGCCACCTACGACCAACTTATGGCGAGTATCGCGGGCAAGCCGTTGCAATTCCCGCCGGGTAGCGCGTGGCGTTATAGCAATACGAACTACATCATTTTGGGCCGCATTATCGAGAACGTATCGAAGGAACGATACGAGGCCTACATCAAACGTCACATTCTCGAGCCGCTCGGAATGACGAATACGTTTACGATCGGCGACGAATCGTCTATTCCGCGGATGGCGTTCGGCTATCAGCTCGTCGACGGACATCTGTCTCCAGTGCGCGGCGCCATCAGTCAGTCGTACGCATGGTCTGCCGGCGATCTCGTTTCGACGGTAGGCGATGTGGAGAAGTGGAGCAGCGCGTTGCAGAACGGACGCGTCATTTCGCCACAAGACTATGCCCTCATGATCACCTCGCAACCGACGACGCAAGGCGAATCCGGATACGGCTTCGGGTTATTCATCGACTCGGTCGACGATCAACCACGAATCGGACACACCGGTGGCGACCCTGGCTTTACCGCGGCCAACGAGTATTTTCCCAAACAGAACGTTCGCATCGTTGCACTGACGAACGATGGAAACGCAAACGGTCATCCCGAAGCCGGCGAGATTTTGACGAACGTTGCATTCGAAGCTATTCACCCCGAGATCGCGGCGGCGGCGCTTCGGCCGGCGCCCGGCGAGGATACGGCGGTGACCGCCGGCGTCGCAAGATTATTTACGAGCATGCAGTCGGGTCGTGAAGCCTATTCGACCTTAGCGCCTCATTTGGCCGAACGGTTCAAGAACCAGTTCGCGGCGCTGTTTGCATCCGAATTCGCTCCCTACGGCGCGCCGACCGCATTCGTCTTTCGAGGCAAGCGAGGAGAAGCGGGAAAGCGATGGTTCGACTACGTCGTTCATTTCGGACCCGGCGTTACGCTAAAATTCGCCGTAAGTTTCGACCAAGCGGGAAAAATCACGGGTTTATCGTTCGGCTAA
- the trxB gene encoding thioredoxin-disulfide reductase has product MERVAIIGSGPAGLTAAVYAARANLAPLVLAGGLYGGQLMLTTEVENYPGFVDGIMGPDLMIRMREQAERFGARVENVDVTAVDFAAKPFRLTTSEAEYRAETVIVATGASARWLNIPGEEKLRGRGVSTCATCDGAFFRDKHIVVVGGGDSAMEEALFLTRFGRRVTVIHRRSGLRASKIMSARATSHEKIDFIWDTVVEEAIGETHLRALKLRNIVDGNVYDFDADALFIAIGHTPNTGIFRGQLDLDEAGYIVSPDGVSTNIEGVFVAGDVNDLRYKQAITAAGAGCRAAMDAEKFLEAMEFSITPTAV; this is encoded by the coding sequence ATGGAACGCGTCGCGATTATTGGCTCTGGACCCGCGGGACTCACCGCTGCAGTGTATGCGGCGCGAGCGAATTTGGCGCCGCTGGTGCTGGCCGGCGGATTGTACGGCGGACAACTCATGCTGACCACCGAGGTCGAGAATTATCCGGGCTTCGTGGACGGCATCATGGGGCCGGATCTGATGATACGGATGCGCGAGCAAGCCGAACGGTTCGGCGCGCGCGTCGAAAATGTCGATGTCACCGCGGTCGACTTCGCGGCAAAGCCGTTTCGGCTTACGACGAGCGAAGCGGAGTACCGTGCCGAGACCGTCATCGTGGCGACCGGCGCGAGCGCGCGTTGGTTGAACATTCCGGGCGAAGAGAAATTGCGCGGCCGCGGCGTCTCGACGTGCGCGACGTGCGACGGCGCATTTTTTCGCGACAAACATATCGTGGTCGTCGGCGGCGGCGACTCCGCGATGGAAGAAGCGCTCTTTCTCACGCGCTTCGGGCGGCGCGTTACCGTGATCCACCGGCGCTCCGGGTTGCGCGCAAGTAAGATCATGTCGGCGCGCGCGACGTCGCATGAAAAGATCGATTTTATCTGGGACACCGTGGTGGAAGAAGCGATCGGCGAGACGCATCTGCGCGCGCTCAAGCTGCGCAACATCGTGGACGGCAACGTCTACGACTTCGACGCCGACGCACTGTTTATCGCGATCGGCCACACGCCGAACACGGGCATTTTTCGCGGACAGCTGGATCTGGACGAAGCCGGCTATATCGTTTCCCCCGACGGCGTTTCGACCAATATCGAGGGCGTGTTCGTGGCGGGCGACGTTAACGATTTGCGCTACAAACAAGCGATCACCGCCGCCGGCGCCGGCTGCCGCGCGGCGATGGACGCCGAGAAGTTCCTGGAAGCGATGGAGTTCTCGATCACACCAACCGCCGTGTAG
- a CDS encoding MBL fold metallo-hydrolase, with amino-acid sequence MDASILEDTFGDVLRKAMRGNAVQTPRLAAATGIDARAIERWLADDGTASADEAGALARILKLDPGKLVERAAGAWAPPRISVDDVRHHAQHPHPSNGYVFFLDGGRRAALVDPAGVPANLLRVLRDGDYHLQYILVTHKHADHCDATADIAKAFPDARIVMHELDVAAIGSLAPKALRVRDGESLPFGEDGTQIRMLHTPGHTDGSSCYLFQSTVFSGDTLFAGSVGGAFGDTSTYADLLDGVRTKLFTLPDETVVMPGHGPPTTLALERAHNPFF; translated from the coding sequence ATGGACGCTTCGATTCTCGAGGACACCTTTGGCGACGTCCTGCGCAAAGCGATGCGCGGCAACGCCGTCCAGACGCCCCGCTTGGCGGCCGCGACCGGCATCGATGCCCGCGCCATCGAGCGTTGGCTCGCCGACGACGGCACCGCTTCGGCCGATGAGGCCGGCGCGCTCGCTAGGATCCTGAAGCTCGACCCCGGCAAGCTGGTCGAACGTGCGGCCGGCGCGTGGGCGCCGCCACGCATCTCGGTCGACGACGTACGCCATCACGCGCAACATCCGCATCCCAGCAACGGCTATGTCTTTTTTCTCGACGGCGGACGCCGTGCGGCGCTGGTCGATCCGGCCGGTGTTCCCGCCAACTTACTGCGCGTATTACGCGACGGCGACTATCATCTGCAGTACATTCTCGTGACGCACAAGCATGCCGATCACTGCGACGCGACGGCCGATATTGCGAAAGCCTTTCCCGACGCGCGTATCGTCATGCACGAACTCGACGTCGCGGCTATCGGTTCGCTGGCGCCCAAAGCACTGCGCGTTCGCGATGGCGAGTCGTTGCCGTTCGGCGAGGACGGCACGCAGATTCGCATGCTGCATACGCCGGGGCACACCGACGGTTCGTCGTGCTATCTCTTCCAGTCGACGGTCTTCAGCGGCGACACGCTGTTCGCGGGCAGCGTCGGCGGCGCGTTCGGCGACACGAGCACGTATGCGGATCTGCTCGACGGCGTGCGTACGAAGCTATTTACCTTACCGGATGAAACGGTCGTCATGCCCGGCCACGGACCGCCGACTACCCTCGCGCTCGAACGGGCGCACAACCCGTTCTTCTAG
- a CDS encoding ABC transporter permease, whose product MSGVALWTLTRREMVRSLKVINQVIWPPIITTLLYVFVFGVALGHSLPSMQNVSYAQFLIPGLIMLQVIDSSYGECSSSLFQGRFMNSIQELLVAPMSAIEIVGGFILGSLVRSLLIAGLITVLGVVLVHAVPQDWLSYFVVICVVSVLFSALGLIFGLYAEKFDHIAVLTTFVITPLTFVGGVFTDTSLLPGYLQKLELINPVFYTIDAFRRTYTGRSFLPPELSIAAIVVLAVAAVLIIWRMMATGYKLRT is encoded by the coding sequence GTGAGCGGCGTCGCGTTATGGACCCTGACCCGTCGCGAGATGGTGCGCAGCCTCAAGGTAATCAATCAAGTCATCTGGCCTCCGATCATCACGACGCTGCTGTACGTGTTCGTTTTCGGTGTGGCACTGGGCCACAGTTTGCCGAGCATGCAGAACGTCAGCTACGCACAGTTCTTGATTCCCGGATTGATCATGCTCCAAGTGATCGACTCGTCGTACGGCGAGTGCTCGAGTTCGCTCTTTCAGGGGCGATTCATGAATTCGATCCAGGAGTTGCTGGTGGCGCCGATGTCCGCCATCGAGATCGTCGGTGGTTTCATTCTCGGCAGCCTGGTTCGCTCGCTGTTGATCGCCGGGTTGATCACGGTGCTGGGTGTGGTGCTGGTGCACGCGGTCCCGCAAGATTGGCTTTCGTACTTTGTGGTAATCTGCGTCGTTTCGGTGCTCTTTTCGGCGCTCGGGTTGATCTTCGGTCTGTACGCGGAAAAATTCGATCACATCGCGGTCCTCACGACCTTCGTCATCACGCCGTTGACGTTCGTCGGCGGAGTCTTTACCGATACGTCGCTGTTGCCGGGCTATCTGCAGAAGCTGGAACTGATCAACCCAGTGTTTTACACGATCGACGCGTTCCGGCGCACGTACACCGGCCGGAGTTTCTTGCCACCGGAGCTGTCGATCGCTGCGATCGTGGTCTTGGCCGTTGCCGCCGTCCTCATCATCTGGCGTATGATGGCGACCGGCTACAAGCTGCGCACCTAA
- a CDS encoding ABC transporter ATP-binding protein, translated as MANSINPTPLAIKVDGLVKRYGDFVAVDGVSLSVGAGEFYGFLGPNGAGKTTTINAIVGLAQKSAGSISIMGYDNQTQWREARRLIGVSPQEFNFDRYLSIRDVLIYAAGYFGLRGSEVADRADELLERFGIASKSKVEFTKLSGGQKRRLSLARALIHRPEVLILDEPTAGVDVELRIELWDWLRQLNSEGMTIFLTTHYLEEAEALCKRIAIIRAGRIVVEKPTAELIAGRDSLQDVFLELVRA; from the coding sequence ATCGCAAATTCCATAAACCCTACGCCGTTAGCCATAAAAGTTGATGGCCTCGTAAAACGCTACGGCGACTTCGTCGCGGTCGACGGCGTTTCGCTGAGCGTCGGCGCGGGTGAGTTTTACGGTTTCTTGGGCCCGAACGGTGCCGGCAAGACGACCACGATCAACGCAATCGTCGGCTTGGCGCAGAAGAGCGCCGGTTCGATTTCGATCATGGGTTACGACAATCAGACGCAGTGGCGCGAAGCGCGCCGGCTGATCGGCGTTTCACCGCAAGAGTTCAACTTCGACCGTTATCTTTCGATCCGCGACGTGCTGATTTACGCTGCGGGGTATTTCGGCTTGCGTGGCAGCGAGGTCGCCGATCGCGCCGACGAACTGCTCGAACGTTTCGGCATCGCCTCGAAGTCGAAAGTCGAGTTCACGAAACTCTCGGGCGGCCAAAAGCGTCGCTTGTCGCTCGCGCGCGCGCTGATCCATCGTCCCGAGGTGTTGATTCTCGACGAACCGACCGCCGGGGTCGACGTGGAACTGCGAATCGAACTGTGGGATTGGTTGCGGCAGCTCAATTCCGAGGGGATGACGATTTTCCTCACGACGCATTACCTGGAAGAGGCCGAAGCGCTGTGCAAGCGGATTGCGATCATCCGTGCCGGGCGCATCGTCGTCGAGAAACCGACCGCCGAGTTGATCGCCGGTAGAGATTCCTTGCAAGACGTCTTCCTGGAACTTGTGCGAGCGTGA
- a CDS encoding metallophosphoesterase family protein yields MRIAIISDIHGNLVGLDACLADLLAQGGADAIVAAGDLCLDGPKPKKVLQRLAEVGARCIRGNTDRYIAGDDEEGTPIEDSQVAWTRGELGEKWLTWLRELPFALRIGDEGNELLIVHANPKTDDEHLWPDADEATLERLIGDEPATAIAFGHLHVPYVRMWRGKLLINVASAGLPKDGDSRACYAIVTERNGGWQVKHRRVAFDVKKVATQLADCGIPGSDELIATLRRHRYKRLKSQIP; encoded by the coding sequence ATGCGAATAGCGATCATCTCGGATATCCACGGGAATCTCGTCGGTCTCGATGCGTGTTTGGCCGACTTGCTGGCACAGGGCGGCGCCGACGCGATCGTGGCCGCCGGAGACCTTTGCCTCGACGGTCCGAAGCCGAAGAAAGTGTTGCAGCGGCTTGCCGAGGTCGGCGCACGCTGTATTCGCGGCAACACCGATCGCTACATCGCAGGCGACGACGAAGAGGGCACTCCCATCGAGGATTCGCAGGTTGCGTGGACGCGCGGCGAGTTGGGCGAAAAATGGCTGACGTGGTTGCGCGAGTTGCCGTTTGCTTTGCGAATCGGCGACGAAGGTAACGAACTATTGATCGTGCATGCGAATCCGAAAACCGACGACGAGCACTTGTGGCCGGATGCCGACGAGGCGACGCTCGAGCGGCTGATCGGCGACGAACCGGCGACGGCAATTGCGTTCGGACACTTGCACGTTCCGTACGTTCGCATGTGGCGCGGAAAACTGCTGATCAACGTGGCATCGGCCGGGTTGCCGAAGGACGGGGATTCGCGCGCGTGTTATGCGATCGTCACCGAACGCAATGGCGGCTGGCAAGTCAAACATCGCAGGGTGGCGTTCGACGTGAAGAAAGTTGCAACCCAATTGGCCGATTGCGGGATTCCGGGAAGCGATGAACTTATCGCGACGCTGCGCCGCCATCGGTACAAACGGCTAAAATCGCAAATTCCATAA